ggcgcaggtatgcagGCCGTGTCACTCAGAAGTCACTGAGGAAGcgacaatgctttatttcttcaGATAAATTATgagcagaactctcattcagtttatcaaacccacttgaaatcaggatggtcatcactcaacacaacagtacGTAAAATGGCTAAATCCTACGGAGGACCTCTAAGGGTCAAATTAAACAATACTCCCATACAAATGTGAACGTTtcagcttgacgttgacgttcttcgtcgattttggatcaacatttgcaataaaagtgaccggTGACCAAATTCAGCTCCTGAAACCTCCCCAGTCTCGCTTCgttatgcctcacacacttagattattaaacacattttgaagcaCAAAATGTTGAGTATCGCTACCCAccacgaatgaatgataatgtaagatgatcaatgaacaCATGGAATCTGAGTCATGGTGTAGgagtgggcaaactttttgactcgcgggccacattgggttaaaacatTTGGCTGAGAGGCCGTCTGTATCTTGGTGGCATTCAACTAAACAGCATACTTGCTCACACTGCAACGaaacgaaaacacaacacatccacagcaagctaaagcatcacataaatcaacaactaagcgctaaacatgACACGttacttaaaactgttatttccaaatgcccgcaaggcatgctgggtagtccagctgcaacaccAATATGaacaatgaacaataaaacactggATATCGAGAGTATGCTAACTCCttcttgtttacttctctgacaacctcctcaacatattttgcagtcAAGCAAAAATGTGACCTACtcggcaaaatgttgggagaaagagtaccacaagctacccagcatgccttgtggccggaatatatgggtgttttttttagcatggaAATTGCCCCTCGtcatttgtatgcccacatggtgcagtatgtaggttactttgtgtgtcatgtgtgttgacttgttgtgttgtttggatggctttttCATACAAGCGATTTTGGCAACTCAAGCATGCCACCGGCTACAGTGTCCTTGTTAAAAAGGAATTTTGAAATGCCCGGTGGTCCGGATGTAGACGCTTTacgggccggatgtggcccacgggctgcagtttgcccacccctggtgtagatgtTATAtctaagtttcactttttttgtgtcccacagcaactatggtgcgttcaaggaagtgcaaaatctcaacgattaacaaaaaatattaaatattaaagtgaattataAAGACCTAAACATGGTGGTACATGAaggctgtacattttacttgtattagGATGTAGTTATTAATTATTACCGACTCAGTGTGAGTGAATCTGtggaaaaaactgcctattttcggggaaaaaaatacaaaaatgtgttcattgatcatcttacattatcattcattcgtggCAAGTAGCGATACTGAACATTTTGTGCTTCAAAACGTGTTTAATAatttaagtgtgtgaggcacaaCGAAGCGAGACTGGGGAGGATTCAGGAGCTGAATTTGGTCActggtcacttttattgcaaatgttgataaaAAATCGacggagaacgtcaacgtcaagctaaaaCGTTGACATTTGTATGGGAGTATTGTTTAATTTAACCCTTAGAGGTCCTCCGTAGGATTTAGCCATTTTACgtacttttgtgtttaccttCATATgccaccacaaaaaaaaaacggttaTTGACGGCAGTGTTGGCTTCCCCCCCCCTGCAACCGACCAACCAACCTCTGCCTGTATTTCTTTGATCGACCGATTGATGATGAGCTCTTATCCACCAACGGGAAGATGGTGTCATGTTTCATGGCCGGTTTACTTCCGCTTTCAAAGCGGAAACCGGTAAAGGTGACCACACAATTACACGATCACGGTGAACATATTATAAATTTGGTTTTACTTGGCCAATTTACACCATTTAAAGATTGGCGTGCAGTTTGAAGTCTGCATTTTGGAGGTAAACAGAGCCGTGTGTGTGGATACGAGGTTGTGGACTCCTGAGAGTTAATGTTCTTTAAACGCCCAGATTATTGCATGTTAATATAAATGTTGGAGGCAGAGGACGGCATTAGGCTGTACGTGAAGTGCACCTGATTCAGTGGCTGTCCACTGTTTAATAGCCTCTGTCATGCAATGCAAGTCAGCACACGAGGATACAAACATCTCACCTCGCAAGGAAGAGGAAAAGCAGAAGGCATCATAGCGATGAAGGCGCAACAGGCGCTTGCCGTAACTCCGGATGCCTGGGGCAAGTCCAGGGCCTCCGCAAGGTGCTCTGGGCTGGGTGATGGGGTACTGGACTGTCCTGTCGGCCAGCCAGCCCGCGTTGCACCAGTTCAAACCGTCTTCCCAGGACTGGTAGAGCTGGGCGAATGTGGCCAGGGTGGCGTCCTGCTGCTCACATGCCCGCTGAGCATCCAGGAAGTTGAGGGAGTAACGCCCAAGAGGATGCCGGTATGGAAACACCACACCTCTCAGCTCAAGGTCCACTGTAGTTCTCTGGTCCTCCAGTCCATCCACCACTTCACAGACATACCGGCCCGTATCGTTCAGTTGGAGTTCAGTCAGCACAAGTGTAGCATCTTCTGGAAAGTTCTGGCTGAGCTGCACACGTCCTCTGGTCAACACAAAACGTGTCATGTCAGGAATATAATATCACCTCACACAGAAATCTGCACCGAAAAACCTGAATTCTCCAAAAGTTCGGCTATGGGACCCCACAGCTACCAGCACATCAGTCTGGGGCCCGCCACCAACAGGAAACCAGGACCACTTAATTCGGACCTCCCTGGGAGAGTTCAACTCCGGCTCGTACCaaaacctgcatggcagagtggCGTTTCCCCCCCGGAGTGCAAACACGGATGACGCAGATTCCACTTTGAGGTTCACACGATTGTATTGATCTGGAATAGAAAGCAGAGGAGTAAGAAAGTAGATAACGATGATACTTTCTTTATCACCTTTCAGTCCAAATATACAAATCTTTgcaacagtggtccccaacttcTTTGGACCCGCGGACCGGCTCATGTTCCCACAAACCTCAGACGGAGGCTCTgtagcagtggttctcaactggtgggtcgggacccaaaagcaGGTCACAGATCTATTCTGGGTCGGTCGCAGACAGCAAGTCAGAAATTCAATGAAAATATGTCATATACAACTCATGTCTGATTtaggataagcgccatagaagatggatggatgtcttattttatacacatgacttattttgaagtaaaattgaGTAGTATTTTAGTTATCTTTCTCAACAAAATGCCGTAATAAATTCCtccaaaatgcactttggacatgtaattatgcatattcatgtttaaaaaaaaggcaggttaaaaaaaacaaatccatttGCTTGGCTTTGCTTAAaagtatacaaaatataaataaacatattaaggtatcaataaatcaatataaaataaaaatgactgaaataaaagtgtaaaaaaataattaaaataaataaaaatgacctaagaaatacaaataaatacaactaaaaaatgacttaaaaatgtaaaaaataaaacaaaaatgacttaaaagtgtaaaaaaaaaaaaaaaattatatcaaaataatgacctaaataaaaaacaaatacaaataaaaatgccttaaaagtgtaaaaaaatgataaaaatgaataaaaataaaaatgacaataaaaatgataataaaaacaaagaatgacttaaaagcatgaaaataatataaatgaataaaaataaaaaaaatgacttaagtaaaagtgtaaacaataatacaaatagaaATGGTAAAAGtgtgaaagaaaatgaaaattaacactaatattatgaggaaaaataatgtcattctaGGAGTGtagagttggaatattaaagaaaatattatgagaaacaaaccgaactaaagaaagttgtaatttttggaaaataatattatcgtaatattttaataaagtcaaaatattatgagaataaagtcataatattacaataagaaCATTTACGGagaatatttaagaagaaagtttagaacattaaaaaaaccaacagcacaatgggaaaaaagaagttgatattaataatagatttttttttcatctatatgacaaagctgagatgcagtttttcttgaaatatatacaccCTCTTAGATTCTAAAATATACATACTGTCTTGGTTCTTGCCATGGAGGTATTTTTGGTAGAAGGAGTTGGGTGCAGCCAGAGTCCAGTTTGAGAGCATCAGATGAAGACACCACAGCACCTGCACCTGGAGGCGACCCATCGTCTCTGGACTACAACCCCAGAGAGAGAACCCTTCACCTGAAGGTTGCTTCCTTCAAACTGAAACAGAATAATTTCACATTTAAATGGGACAAAGTGGGTAACGTGCAACTATTTTGTGACTTGAAGGACTTGGTTTTCATTCTGCTTGACACGGTAACAGTGGATTTATATACTATTTTGCGTAGTTAATAGTAATAGTGTAGTTAATAGTTAATCATTTTAATCCTAGTTAACTCATTTCCCGACGTATGTTATGCATTAATCCAATAATTCAGTGCCCTTTTGAATCTGTTATATTCCACACAGAGTTGTCTGTAAAAAGTATTCACCACAGCAGTAAAGAAGGGAAAACAAACTAAATGTCACCAAGTACAAGTAATACAGCACAAAATGTTGCATATAAACCCAACCCATATCGGTCATTCATCACTTACCTTACTGTAGTTCTTCTTTGGTCCAGAAAAAGTTTTCTTCAAGGGGAAATGTATTAATCAAAAACTAAAAAGCTCCAAGTAAGTACAGACAGTTTTAGAGTAACTGTCACTGCTCTGCTGCGTTTATGAGCCCGCAGCTCAGGTCTTCCTGGATGGGAAGAACCACCCGTGTGGACTTCTGCACCCACTGAGGCTGACAGACAGGAGCACACAGGACTGCTCATTAATATTCTCCAGCTAAACAGTCCTCAGTCGTGTATGGCTTATGCTTTACTCTATCCGCTTTGTTTCCCatgagacaaaaacatgcacTTGTATACGGTATCATAATAAGGTTATTCCAGTATAACTGTCATTGTCATGCTCAAAACACACTCTTACCGGTAGTGTTTGTTCCCATCCTACCAGTTTCCTGGAAGATGTTTTTATATGGAAAGCAACTACATTGCGGTGAACCCACGTACAAGTCTGCACACAGAGTGGTGACGGATGCGTGTCCAGCACCTGCATTTAAGCTAGATGAAAGGTCTTGCCAAAGGCCAAACATACCAGGACTGTGAGCTTCGCAGGGAGAAGAGGGGCCAGCAGGGTGTAATTAGTCTTGTAAACAGCAGGCCATCAAATGCCAGCACAGGAGACAACATAATGTTGGAATCTTGCAGCTTCTGTAAAATCTTTCCCCTGATGCTGGGATTTTTGGGGCGAGACCAGCTTGTGTTCGATGCACGGCTGCCCTGAGTTAGCCAGTGATCTTGCTATTTGACAATGGAAAAACTGAATTGTTGTGCCACAGATCGTTTCTGCATGTGGCCCCACTGACAGGTCTTGACATGCATGAAAACAACCACCAGCTGATATGGACACTGACCAAAAGCGACTAAACTAAAATAGTGGAGATGTGTGACGTAGCCTCTAGAATTTCCTCCTCAAACACTTCAGCTTGCGAGTTAGATCCCATCCCTACTCACTTGTTCAATGATACCACCCCACTAGTCAACACAGCTCTTCTCAAGATAATCAATATGTCGCTAGTGACAGGCTAGGTACCACAATCATTTAAAGTGGCTGTAATCAAACCGcttcttaaaggggacctattatgcttttaatagcataaatgttgttacaatgttgtattctcgtgttaaacgatgccaacgatgcgtcagataatgaggtttgcacatttggaagtgagacctgaaagcagttttggacggctctgcactctgcagttttttttaacaccgagttccactgacaTCAATGCaaccggacttccttatatgggcatgcccagggaATAGCTATAGTCCTGCCCTCCCCcagctctgcttcgctctgctctgttcactgtTAGCACGTATGACTCCCAAGAAAGGCTTGTTCGGGTGCGCCTAAAGAGGCAAACATCAGGCAGAAGtatttggagttgctgattcccggctagcaagagaaaaatatgctcatctgtcaacggcactttactcggactgttttgtgaacatgggccaatacgaagctggactatccgccaaactgttgctgaagtcctacgcctttccaacgttacttggtcgtgttgaagagtcagaagagcaagctgtaagtaacaatctATCAGTGTCTTAACTGTGTTAAGACACAAACACTCAAGGcttactgactcacaggtactaaacaaagacttgagtttcgctgactcacaggtacttgatgaagacttaAGTTatactgactcatgggtactcgacctagactcgagtttcactgactcaggaGTACTTGACATagattcaagtttcactgactcacgagtactcgacaaagacttgagtttcattgactcacaggtgctcgacaaagactcaaggtTTACTGACTCAAAGGTGCTAAACAAAGACTTTACTTTCGCTGACTTACAGGtacttgacgaagactcgagtttcactgactcacgggtgcttgacgtAGACTCGAGTGTCACTAACTCAGGAGTACTTGACATAGATTCGAGTTTAAGTGACTCATGAGTACTCAAGGAAGACTTgggtttcattgactcacaggtgctcaatgaaCACTTAAGTTTCACAGACTTGTGGGTACTTGACatagactcgagtttcactggtTCACGGGTACTTGACGAAGACctgagtttcattgactcacaggtgctcgacaaagagtCAAGGtttactgactcacaggtgctgaacaaagactcgagttttactAACTCAGGAGTACTTGACATagattcgagtttcactgactcacgagtaaTAGAGTAAGACTTGGGTTTcaatgactcacaggtgctcaatttCACAGACTCGCGAGTACTTGACATAGACTCGAGTTCACTGACTCAGGAGTACTTGACgtagactcgagtttcactgaatcacgggtactcgacgaagacttgagtttcattgactcacaggtgctaAACAAAGATTTGACTTTCGCTaactcacgggtacttgacgaagactcaagtttcactgactcatgagcaCTCTAAAAATACTCACCTATCACTGGCTCACGAGTACTTGAAGAAGACTCGAGTTtgactgactcatgggtactcgacAAATACTCacctttcactgactcacaggtactcgacGAGCATCTACTGGGGCCGAACTTGTTTCATTTCAAATTCACTTGACTCATAAGAAGAGGAGTGAGTAAAAGGAATGGAGTTTGTCATCACATATTGTATGTATCTTGCATGACCAGAAACAGGGATATTCAATTATCTTTAATTAATGATCaacaatgcattttaaaaaccaAACATCTTTCTAAGCATTTGAAGTACGGTAAAGCTGTTGTTACATTGAAATCTATGTGGAAACATGAATGAAAAATCCatctgaaatgtaaaaaaaacaaacaaaaagtgtaCCGGACTTCATCAGCCATTGTTTTTCATCAAAGTCTGGACTTATTGCACTGACCCATATCGGATACTCAGTAGAAGATAGCAACGTCAAATCCTTCTCACCCACTATTACTATAAAGTGTTAGACATGATTTATTGTGTCCACAATCGCCAtccaatgcaatgcaatgcaatctGTGTCATGGGAGGATGTGGATGGAGTAGtacaagtagtagtagtttCTATTCGTCGCAGCCCAGCAGCTCCATGCGTAGAGTGATGCGCTCGTGCCACTCCCAGGGAAGCACTCGTACGTAGCGGGCGTAGAAGGGTGGCTCAAATACATTCCTCATGTGACTGTTGTTGTCAATATTGCCTTGAAAAAGCTGCCAGGGAAGACAATATGAACGTGACTCATCAGGATCTCTGACTAGTAATTTGTGCAGTGTGTCTTTAAAGATCATCTTTGCtttcaaaacaacaaatcactcctgtcacatagaggatctttgaccagcatttttgcagaatatcttcaaaaacagcagagcattcctgttatataaaggatctttgacaagaatTTTTTGCAATATGTCTTTAAAATCAGCAGCAAACTCCTTgtgacatagaggatctttgactagggtTTCTGCAGCATGTcttcaaaacagcagaacatccctgtcatagagaggatctttgctTTAAAAAGCATTGTtatcatgtagaggatctttgacaagcattttttagtagtatgtcttttaaaaacagcagtgcactcctgtcatgtagaggatctttgctttaaaaaacatagtcatgtagaggatctttgatgagtgttttttgcagtatgtctttaaaaacagctgagcactcttgtcatatagaagatcttttaCCAGtgatttgtgttgtgtgtctttACAAACAtcacagcactcctgtcatttagaggatggttgctttaaaaacaacaggGCAATCTTGTcttatacaggatctttgactagctctTCGaccattgtttttttgcagtatgtctttaaaaacagcagagcactcttgtcgcatagagggtctttgactagcatttttgcagcatgtcTTGAAAAATAGCAGAGCATTCTTATCATacacaggatctttgacaagcattttttggGGGTAGCATAtttcttaaaaacaacagcgctGCTGCCATCACCAGTGGACTCCAAAGGCTTGCTTgtatgagtttggtgtggaggaACTTGCTCTTTTCCTCTTTGAAGATGAAAAGCGTTCGAGAAGTACAGAAAAAAGGACTAACCTTATCAGCGTGTGTGCTGACATCCTTCACCGTACTCCAAGACTCTCCGTCGTTGCTGTGCGATACTTTGAACACAGACACAAACTGCACCACCCCAAAGTCCTTGGCCCCCTGAGTGATGATGCCCGTGAGACGCTTGGTCTTCTCCAGATCCACCTTAGCGAGAAACAGTCAGCAAACGTGCATAAAAACgtcagaaaaacaaaatatcagCATAGCATGCGCAGCCTCACCTGGATCCACTCTGATCTGTTGTTGTGGGCGGGAGACCACGCGTTGGTCTTCCCCTGCTTATCCAGGCGGGCAAACTGAGGCTGCCAGGTGAAGGTGTCGATGCCCCACGTGCGGAAGGAGCTGGAGGCCGAAAGCTGCCCGTCCGAGATCAGCCGAGACTTCATTCCCATCGGCTCGAAGCACCCTGTCGTGTTTGAATAAACTGCccataaaaaaatcaaagtagACAGAAAACCAAGAAGAGGGAAAGAGGAAAAGACCAATGAATAAACCCACAGAAGAAACCGATCAACTTCCTCCACCAAAGGTGATTGATCATGTCAAAAACACACCAGAGTGGAGAAAGAAGGGAAAACACGGGAAAGAAAGAGTGGTAGCGTGCATGCGGGAAAGTGTACTGTACACTGCAACACATACACTATTTGACCTCTTATACCGTAAAATGCTACGTACTACAGTAGACGTCTCTTCTCGCCAAATATTTATTTGACAGTATATGGAGTATAAACAGTAcagagctgaaacatttaagaaaacatacgttttgttttttttcacagttgtaatattatgagaaacaaacagaacaacataaagtaggttggggaaaaacttatgattttatgggaataaagtcaaaatattctgggaaaaaataacaacagcagaaatgaaaaaaaactgttgcaattttacaagaataaagtagaaaaatattaagagaaaaaagtagtattctgacgagaataaacttgtact
The sequence above is a segment of the Dunckerocampus dactyliophorus isolate RoL2022-P2 chromosome 3, RoL_Ddac_1.1, whole genome shotgun sequence genome. Coding sequences within it:
- the LOC129179154 gene encoding hyaluronan and proteoglycan link protein 3-like yields the protein MGRLQVQVLWCLHLMLSNWTLAAPNSFYQKYLHGKNQDNQYNRVNLKVESASSVFALRGGNATLPCRFWYEPELNSPREVRIKWSWFPVGGGPQTDVLVAVGSHSRTFGEFRGRVQLSQNFPEDATLVLTELQLNDTGRYVCEVVDGLEDQRTTVDLELRGVVFPYRHPLGRYSLNFLDAQRACEQQDATLATFAQLYQSWEDGLNWCNAGWLADRTVQYPITQPRAPCGGPGLAPGIRSYGKRLLRLHRYDAFCFSSSLRGQVYYLQPSNKVNLTEARRACEDDKAQMAKVGQLYAAWKLTGLDHCNAGWLADGSVRYPITRPRRNCGPSEPGVRSFGFPPPQDKHGVYCYKAQE